The Pleurodeles waltl isolate 20211129_DDA chromosome 7, aPleWal1.hap1.20221129, whole genome shotgun sequence genome includes a region encoding these proteins:
- the LOC138246675 gene encoding uncharacterized protein isoform X1, giving the protein MVEFCTQLKQQGLLARNMQSLCSRGGSPRHNLRIQGLIFLGWLCVWIRQTLGQEAGRVVYNARVGESITMDTPLTVAVSIVSWYRGTGKTNQNLILRYIVPLPQRNKGPQHTGRETLLTDGSLHIRDLRLSDAGDYIVVVESIGIKTAGSRQLEVHEAYPTPPTATTSMCSCPSFSSSSWQVALGVACAVLLTAAAVLIAGVVVHYERRLNQRGTQQGEASYVNSNMVQSPEVHYENRREGDTGHAATQAPVADSVYLDLSHQDQAAYEQINRPSPVFKKDHQISE; this is encoded by the exons ATGGTGGAGTTCTGCACCCAGCTCAAACAGCAAGGCCTTCTAGCAAGGAATATGCAAAGCCTGTGCTCCCGTGGGGGCTCGCCAAGGCATAATCTGAGGATCCAAGGATTAATTTTTTTAG GCTGGCTCTGTGTGTGGATCCGGCAGACCTTGGGACAGGAAGCCGGGAGAGTTGTTTATAACGCCAGAGTGGGAGAGTCGATAACTATGGATACCCCATTGACTGTGGCTGTAAGCATTGTTTCAtggtacagaggcacaggcaaaACTAATCAAAATCTCATCTTACGTTACATTGTGCCATTGCCCCAAAGGAACAAAGGACCTCAGCACACGGGCCGGGAGACCCTACTGACTGATGGATCCTTACACATCAGAGACTTGAGGTTGAGTGACGCCGGTGACTACATAGTGGTGGTGGAGAGTATAGGAATAAAAACAGCTGGTAGCAGACAGCTGGAAGTCCATG AGGCTTATCCTACTCCTCCCACTGCTACAACTAGCAtgtgctcctgcccctccttctcctcctcctcctggcaggtGGCCCTGGGCGTGGCCTGCGCAGTTCTCCTCACTGCTGCTGCTGTCCTGATAGCGGGGGTGGTCGTACATTATGAGAGGCGTCTGAACCAGAGGGGGACCCAACAAG gTGAGGCCTCGTATGTGAacagcaacatggtccagagcCCTGAAGTACATTATGAGAACAGGAGGGAAGGAGATACGGGACATGCTGCA ACTCAAGCGCCAGTTGCCGACTCTGTATATCTG
- the LOC138246675 gene encoding carcinoembryonic antigen-related cell adhesion molecule 16-like isoform X2, with amino-acid sequence MVEFCTQLKQQGLLARNMQSLCSRGGSPRHNLRIQGLIFLGWLCVWIRQTLGQEAGRVVYNARVGESITMDTPLTVAVSIVSWYRGTGKTNQNLILRYIVPLPQRNKGPQHTGRETLLTDGSLHIRDLRLSDAGDYIVVVESIGIKTAGSRQLEVHEAYPTPPTATTSMCSCPSFSSSSWQVALGVACAVLLTAAAVLIAGVVVHYERRLNQRGTQQGEASYVNSNMVQSPEVHYENRREGDTGHAATQAPVADSVYLT; translated from the exons ATGGTGGAGTTCTGCACCCAGCTCAAACAGCAAGGCCTTCTAGCAAGGAATATGCAAAGCCTGTGCTCCCGTGGGGGCTCGCCAAGGCATAATCTGAGGATCCAAGGATTAATTTTTTTAG GCTGGCTCTGTGTGTGGATCCGGCAGACCTTGGGACAGGAAGCCGGGAGAGTTGTTTATAACGCCAGAGTGGGAGAGTCGATAACTATGGATACCCCATTGACTGTGGCTGTAAGCATTGTTTCAtggtacagaggcacaggcaaaACTAATCAAAATCTCATCTTACGTTACATTGTGCCATTGCCCCAAAGGAACAAAGGACCTCAGCACACGGGCCGGGAGACCCTACTGACTGATGGATCCTTACACATCAGAGACTTGAGGTTGAGTGACGCCGGTGACTACATAGTGGTGGTGGAGAGTATAGGAATAAAAACAGCTGGTAGCAGACAGCTGGAAGTCCATG AGGCTTATCCTACTCCTCCCACTGCTACAACTAGCAtgtgctcctgcccctccttctcctcctcctcctggcaggtGGCCCTGGGCGTGGCCTGCGCAGTTCTCCTCACTGCTGCTGCTGTCCTGATAGCGGGGGTGGTCGTACATTATGAGAGGCGTCTGAACCAGAGGGGGACCCAACAAG gTGAGGCCTCGTATGTGAacagcaacatggtccagagcCCTGAAGTACATTATGAGAACAGGAGGGAAGGAGATACGGGACATGCTGCA ACTCAAGCGCCAGTTGCCGACTCTGTATATCTG